One part of the bacterium BMS3Abin02 genome encodes these proteins:
- the frr gene encoding ribosome-recycling factor encodes MIRGVLAEAERKMSQAIEHVQAEFATVRTGRANAGILSRVMVDYYGTPTPLQQLASFSVPEPRLLIVQPYDKTSIGAIEKAIRTSSLGMNPASDGHVLRLVFPTLTEERRVELTRVVRHMAEDGRVAVRNIRRHSMNELNELHGEISDDDIRRAEKELQELTDMMVSRVDELLVNKEQELLEV; translated from the coding sequence ATGATTCGAGGAGTGCTCGCTGAAGCCGAACGGAAGATGAGCCAGGCGATCGAGCATGTGCAGGCCGAGTTCGCCACGGTGAGAACCGGCAGAGCCAACGCCGGAATCCTCAGTAGGGTCATGGTCGACTACTACGGGACACCGACACCGTTGCAGCAACTCGCATCGTTCTCGGTACCCGAGCCTCGTTTGTTGATCGTCCAGCCCTACGACAAGACGTCGATCGGAGCCATCGAGAAGGCGATTCGGACCTCCAGCCTGGGAATGAACCCTGCCAGTGACGGTCACGTTCTCCGACTCGTCTTTCCGACACTGACCGAGGAGCGCCGTGTCGAGCTCACAAGGGTCGTTCGCCACATGGCCGAAGACGGTCGCGTGGCGGTGCGCAACATTCGACGCCATTCGATGAACGAGCTGAACGAGCTCCATGGAGAGATCTCCGACGACGACATTCGGCGAGCGGAAAAGGAGCTCCAGGAGCTCACGGACATGATGGTGAGCAGAGTCGATGAGCTGCTCGTCAACAAGGAACAGGAGCTCCTCGAAGTATGA